A window of Terriglobales bacterium genomic DNA:
TGCTGAAGTAGGCGTCGCGCCCGGCCTCCACGTCGGCGGCGGTGAGGATCACGCGTATGGGCGAGTTGCGCAGTTGCTCCGCCGGGATGCGGCCGCGCAGGAAGCGCGTGCGCTCGAAGTTGGGGAAGAGCCCGGAGCGCAGCGGCAGGCGCAGCGCCCTGTGGCTGGCCGTGCTCACCGGGTCACGCAGGAACCACCACAGCACCAGGCCAAGCAAAGCTCCCGCGGCAGCCAGCGCCTTGGCCTCCGGGCTGAACTCCAGCACTTCCCGGCCGGAGACGTACAGGTGCGTGCGGGCAAAGAACATCCAGACGCAGGTCCAGACCACTCCGTTGGCCACCAGCGACCATGCGATCTTCCGGGGCTGCGGCTTCCAGGAGTGGCGGCGCACCAGGTTGGCCAGCACATAGAAGACGTAGGGGAAGTCGTCGTAGAGCAGGAGCAGCGCCAGGCCGGCCAGGGTCAGCATCAGCCAGGTGAGTTCGGGCTGGACCAGGTGGAAGTAGAAGCCGCTCTCCACCGACAAAGCGCGGATCAGGTTGCCGAGGCCGGCGGTGGCGGCAATGAGGCCGGCGAGCATGAAGACGTAGCGCGTCCAAAAGATGCCCACGGCGGGCGGCGTGACCTCGAGCCAGGAGTTCACCAGATGCTCGGCGTTGCCCACCAGGGTCTCCGAGTGCCCGGCGTAGGAGGCGGCATTGATGCTGCCGATGGAGGTGGCGGCCAGGATGTGCGTGGGCAGCCGCGCGTCCTGGAAGGCCAGCAGGACTCCGGCTTCGAAGGCGCCGCGTGCGCCGCCACCCGAGAGTACCACGCCGATGCGTCCGCCGTAACCGCGCGCCGGGCTGTGATCCGGCGGCGGCCGCGACGCCAGGAAGCGCGCCCGCTCCTCGTCCAGCAGCGCTTTGGTGGCTCCGCGGCTCATGCCTTCCCCGAAGCATAGCGCAGTTTTACTGGCCGCCACTTCTAAAAACTGCCGCTCGCTCAGGATGACAAATCAAGATCAAACGCAAGGTCCTTCGCCCGCCGCGCGGGCTCAGGATGACAGTCGAGAAGGGTAGCGAATCGGCGGCAACGCCTACAGCTTGGCTTTCAGGCGCTCGTAGGTGGTTTCGAGGGCCTCGGGCAGGACGCGGGTTTCGCTCACTGAGACCATGAAGTTGG
This region includes:
- a CDS encoding patatin-like phospholipase family protein encodes the protein MSRGATKALLDEERARFLASRPPPDHSPARGYGGRIGVVLSGGGARGAFEAGVLLAFQDARLPTHILAATSIGSINAASYAGHSETLVGNAEHLVNSWLEVTPPAVGIFWTRYVFMLAGLIAATAGLGNLIRALSVESGFYFHLVQPELTWLMLTLAGLALLLLYDDFPYVFYVLANLVRRHSWKPQPRKIAWSLVANGVVWTCVWMFFARTHLYVSGREVLEFSPEAKALAAAGALLGLVLWWFLRDPVSTASHRALRLPLRSGLFPNFERTRFLRGRIPAEQLRNSPIRVILTAADVEAGRDAYFSNTSREALASDPGADPAFVMSEIHETDDLLKVVLASSAFPFVYEAVQMQERSWVDGGIVANQPIRPALRLGADLIFLVLVAPRSQEQVKVATFLDVGVRAIDILMSQNLKTDLKILENINHVCEHHARLLGCRPEQVVLDMGTRQYRYRKAFTVRPSEPLAATVLDFHGRITGPAIVQGYRDGCQAVRDFTAYVAHLPAEGPKHVLKFAAMPAAVAEPAHNS